ATCAGGCCTTTTTTCAGAAAATTTGAGAATGGACCTTATACATTTTTTAGTGGGATTTGTGAGGTGCAGAAGCGCGCTAAAAAACAGATGGTAACATGCTGATTTGTAGAGGAAAAATGTTCTCACGCTTTTTTACCAAATCCCACTTTACAATTTCATCATTTTTTTTAGGCCATGTATATTGAGAATCCCCCCCTCTTATCCCCCCCGAAAGGGGGGAGGAGGATAAAGGCATGCAGCGGTTCCTGCTGTTTGGTTTCAACCTGCTCAAATTCATCAATTAATCTTATCATTTTCCCATACCTTGCTTTTTTTCACTTAGGCACTCCAAATTGGGATTTTTGACCGGATTTTTGGGATATTAATGTAACACTTTACATTCAAGGACATTTTGTTTGTTTTCCCATTGGATCAGTTCATCTATTTTGGGATCGGATTTAAGTTGCTGCCGTGTGAAGTGGATAAAATCTTCCTGTATTTGTCTCTTCTGATTCAGGTCCAGTTGCAGATAGACCATTGTAGATTGAACATTGGCATGTCCCAGACGATTTTTGATTTCAGACAGGGGTTTGCCTTCCGATACCATCCGGACGGCGCATGAGTGCCGGAAGCTATGAACAGGATGCATGAGAGACAGCCGTTTGGAAGGTAAAGCCTGTTCAAGGCACCGCTTGCAGATGCGGTTGATACCATGGCGTGTCAGTGCAGATCCTCTTTGGTTGATGAACAAACTCTTTTTAAAAACAGGCGAGGGACGGCTGCGGTATTCTGCAATGTACTGATGAACGAGTTCGGTCGTTTTCGGAAGCAGTTCAATCTGCCGGTATCTGTTCCCCTTGCCGAGGACAGCCAGGATTTTGTTTTCGTAATCAAAATAATCCAGCTGAAGTGTGGCGATTTCTGTTGCCCTGGCTCCGGTATCATACAAGAGATGTAAAAGGGTATAATTCCGGAACCCGTCTTTCTTCTCAAGCTTGACCGCAGTGAAGATTTTGTTGATTTCCTGGGGATACAAAAATCCGATCAACTTTCGCTGGCTGCGTTTCTGGGGTATGGCAAGGATCGCATCCGCCTGCTTCTGTAATTCAGGAGAGATGAAACGGATCATTTTGGCAAAGGACTTCAAGACACCCAGCCGCTGATTTCGTGTCTTGGCAGTGTTGGAACGATCGGATTCCAGCTGGTTGAGAAAACTTAAAATCAAATCCGTTGTCAGATGCTCAAATTCCAGAGACCCTGTTTTTATTCTGTGATACCGGGCGGCAAATGGTAAAAACAAAGAAAAAGTATCCCGGTAGCTTTTTATCGTATTGGGGCTGCATCCTTTGATCTGAGGCAGGTATTGATCGAAAAATTTAATTATACAACTGGTCAGTCGCATGATTTTTTTCTCAGGATATCGGCAAAATTGAGAAGACGTGTCCTGCTTTCCGCATCCACCACTCTCAGATATTCCATCGTGTATTGATATTTCACATGACCCATATAAGCGGCAAGTACCGGCAGCACATTCTGGGAAGTCTGTTTCCGGGCAATGGCAGACTTCAGCGTGTAGATGGCAAAAGAATGCCGGAGACTGTGCGGAGTAGGTTTTCCAAAAGTGGTATCGCCAATGACTTTCCTGGGGCTGTCGATGCCGATTTGCTGCACGGCACTGTGGAAGACAACACGAATACGCTGGTCTCCAAGCCTCTTTTGCAGGCCTCCTATAAACAGGTAGGGATTGATATCATGTTCAATCAGAGCAGCACGGCAAGACAGGTAATTGTCAATTTGTCTTGCAACAGATAGGGGTATCGGGATCAAACGGTCTTTACTGAATTTGGTTTTCTCAATATAAATTGTTTTTTCATCCGGCCGATAATCCGCCAGCTTCAAACGCAGGGGTTCGCTGATCCTCAGTCCGCAGCGAGCCAGAAGCAGTATCACCAGATATTCACTGAAATCTTTTAGAAAAACCCTTTGTGTGTGCCGCCTGATCCGCCCGCAAATCACATCCAGTAACATATCAACCTGTTCCGGTGAAAAGACAAAAGGGACAAACGGCCGCCGTTGAAGGTTGGGAACGTCCTTTAACGGATTGTTGAGAAGAGGGTCCTTCCGCTTCAGATACTCAAAAAAGCATCGAACAGCAGACAGGGTGATGTTTACAGTAGACGGTTCTTCTCCAACTTCTTTTCTGAAGGCCAAATAAAAATCAGGGTTCCAAACACTTGAGGGGTCGGCCTGTTTTTTTACATATTTATCAAAGATCACAAGTCGGGATCTGATTAACTTTTCCTTGTAACCCAGCCCTTTTCGATAGACAATAAAGTTTTCCAGTTCATTGTTCAAAAAACTTTCAAACGGTTTCATCAAACAATATCCTCCGCATCAATGCTACGTGGACACTTAAATAATTGTTCGTTGATTCGATACTTTCATGTCCCATCATTTCTTTGATTTCAAAAATGCCAGCACCTGCTTCCAGCATGTTTTGTGCAAAGGTATGCCGCAGCCAATAAGCTGTGCCTGGAAGCCCTGCATCCCGCAGGGCCTTTGTCAAATAAAATCCGGTTAGATTGGCGCTCATGGGCTTGGGTTCCGGCCAGAAAATTAAAAAAACAGACCTATCGTGGCTTTTGGGACGGCCTCCAACGATATAGGCGGTTATTGCCTTTAGTGTATCCTCGGGAATCGGCAGTTGAAGGGGACGGTTGTTCTTCCTGTTTTTCAATTCCAGTAAGCCTTTTCTAAAAGAGATGTCATCCAGAGTGATCCGACTGATTTCAATGGGGCGTAATCCAAGATAATAAGCCAGGTGAACCTGGGCATACGTACGGAGTTCACAAGCCGTGGTGCGGGGTAAACGATTAAACAGCTGACGAACTTCACCGGGTCTTAAGAATTGCGGTGGCTTGGCTCTGGCATACATTGGCGGACTGATCAAAAGGTCGGCCAGATTTCGCCTGATCAAATTACGTTCGTTATACAGATAGCGTAAAAAACACCTCAAAAAAGATCGGTAAAGGCGCTGGGTGGCTTTTGCATACGATGCATTGAACATCGCCAAAAATTCATCTACATGTTCTATGTTGATGCGGATCAGTTCTATCCCTGATTTTTGCAGATAGGTTCCAAAGGCTTTAATGACCATTGTTATAGAGTCAATCTGTGTCGGGCCGCTTTGGTGAATTTTTAAAAAATAATCCAGATATTCCCGGCATACCCGATCCATATCATCGGCAATTGGCTTTTCTGGTGTCAGTTCAGCCATGGTTCGTCTCCATGATCAATTTGTTCAGAATTTTTCCAACCGATTCCGTTTGACCGGTTTTGCAGGAAGGTGGCTTTTTTGCAGGGACCGGTATGGATTTAACCGGTAATGAAAGTACCTGATAAATTGTGCCGTCAAAGGCAATCAAATCCTTTTTCAGCAGCTCGTCCCGGGCACAAATGTATTGACTCAATGGCATTTTAAGCAAGGTACATATTTTATCGTAGCTGTAAAAACTCAGCCCGTTTCGGTCACTGGCCAGGACCAGAAAAAAGTACAACAAAAGCTCATCAGGGCTCAATGCCTGCCAGAAACCACCCGAAAGAAACCGATGGGGAATAAAACTGAACCCTCCTTTGATACACCGCACCCTTGAATCGTTCAGGATTTGTTTTTTTATCATGCCGCACCTCCCGATTGGTCAATTACCCATACCCCCGCCTGGGAAATTCTGTGACAAGTTGACCCAAAACACCGCAAGATCTGCAATATGGTTTGATTTGAAGGCCAAAATAAAGATGCCGGGTCCACATTATTATTGTCGTACACCAGACCGGCAGCTGTGTTGAAGGTGTATCATCCATCTTTTTTGAAATAGAAACAATTTGACGGTATCGGCGACGGTTTTCTGCTTCCCGGTGTTGTTTTTTTCCTTTATCCGTCTGCCGATATCTTCTCTGGGCTTCTCTTCTATTCTTGAGGTTCCCGGCTTTACGACAAGAATCACTACAGTAGGCATGGCCTCTCCAGCACGCCCGACAAAAACAAAAGGGGAAATCACACCAACGACATGTAATTACGATTAAATTCAATTCAAGACATCCTCCGGTCTTGCAGACAGACGGAAGATGGTGTAGAAAGAAAATAGTTTGTGTGGGCTTTCCGGCTATCTGCCGAAGTTCACAATCAAAGCCTGGAGTTGGCGCTCCAGGCTTTTCTATGATGTTGACCTTGAATTATACGAATAAAAAGAAAGATTTGATAATCTTTTTTGAATTAAACGGAATAAAATCTCACAACATAATCAAACCCGCTGCATAATTGCAACAAGTCTTAACTCCCTAAAATCTCAACCATAGTTTCGTTATCATGAATGCCATATCAATGAAATGCACGCGTGTCAATTATTTTGGTCCAGGACAATCACATACCGGCTGATCACACCCAGTATGCCTTTTTTCTGCATGGCAGAAACAACTACCGGGCTGAAGCGCTGGGATGACAGAGGCGCCTGAATGATATGGGTATGATACCATCCTGTTCTTTTCAAGATATCAAGGTAATCGTCTATGAGGATGCCGCCTTTATGTTTTTCCTCGATTGCCGGCGTATTCTGAAAATCCCGCCAGTCTGCATTGATAAAAGCCAGTCGGGTCTTTTTTTTGACATTTTGTTTCAGCAGAATAAAAAAGGCCTCAAGAAAGTCCAGGTATGCTTTTTTTGACAACCCGGAAATGCTTTTTTTATCATAGTCAGCCGCTTTTTTATCAAAGTAGGGCGGATCAAAGAGGATCAGGTCGGGTTTTTCTTTTGCGCTGACAGGCCATAACCGCGATTGAGCAGATGAAACATCCCATGTAAAGGGTTCGATCTCAGGGCGCGTATCCGGCCGGTCCTTCATATCAAAGGCCCAGCATCTGCGGCCCATGGCAAGGCAGGCGTCCGAGGTCACGCCGCCTCCGGCCATGGGGTCAAGAATCAGGTCATCCGGCTTTGAAAAATAGCGAAGGATATGTGCGATCATCTGGGCCGGGATACGTCCGGGCCAGTCATCCCCGAATCTGTTGTCACAATCATTCCATTCCCACTTATCCCAGGTACAGAATCCCCATCCAAGCGCCTTGAATCGGTCATGATCCGTTTTGCCTTCCAGGGCCAGAGACCAGACCATGGGATCAGGCCAGCCGTGTTTTTGGGCCACCTGGGCAACGGTGAATCCCCGGGATAAATCGGCATTTAGGGAATTTGCCAATATTGGCATTTTCCCTAAATGATAATGAATTGTTTTTTGATCTAACCCCAATCTTTTTGCAATCCTGTCCTGGGGGATGCCAAGGCGGTGCATGCAAAATATTTTGATGTCTCTGCCCATCTGGTTCACAGCGCGAAGATCGGCGATGTAAGCGTCCACAGCCTGCCTTGATCGCCCGATGGCCTTCCCGATATCCGCAGATCTGAGACATGTGTTCCCCGCATATGCCCGCCGGGCAGTATCCTTTGCCTCTTCTTCCGTTAATTGTTTTGGGCCGATGGCTTTTTCTGCCGCATACAGCAGGGGATCATTCCCATCCAGATCCTTGATGATGACTTTTACCTCTTCCACCCCGGTTGACTTGTAGGCGCTCCATCTGTGTGCCCCATCCAGAAGGCGGTAGAAACCGGGTTTGTCAGGGCAGGGCTCCACCTCGATGGGATCAAAAGCAATCCCATCTCTGATGTTTTCGGCAAATATGGCCACCCGCCTGTGATCAATACCCTTTCTTGGATAAATCGCCTCATCAAGAATAATTGAAGAGACAGGTATTTGTGTTGTCTGTTGGGTCATGACTTTTTACACCAATTGTATTCTTTTCATTACTCTATGTTTTTGGTGTATCTGCATTGAGGATAATTTGAACAACCAAGAAAATTGTTACCAGCAGATTTACCATGTTTAGCTTGCCTTTGTTTTAATTCACCGCCACATTTGGGACAACTTGAATCGCTTGAATACCTGGATTTGAGGCTTGCGACGTGCTCTTTCGTTGAGATATTCAGTTTTTGTAATCCTAAGATGCTTTGTTCATACAGATTAAACTCAGAAGTTGAAAATATATTATTCTGGAAGCTTTTAATATAGGCGCTTAAGCCATGAGTCATCACATTTTTAGGCAAGTCCGTTTTCAGTTTGGTATTATCCCCAATAAAAAAGACAACGGAATGAATATTGTCGTGGTCGATGTTTAAGTAACTAGCCAATGCCTTTGTATGACGATAGTTTTGGTGTAATGGATTTTGAAATTTATACTTTTTGCCATAGAGACTTTGTGTCCATTGTTTTGATTTTTCATTACCGAATATCCAGCCATTTATATTTTTTGTTTCAATGACAAAGATTCCAAAGCGAGATAGCAAAAGATGATCTATTTGTGTCGTACCGTTTGGCGCAGGAACAATCACATCGTGAAAACGTATGTATTCATCCCCGAGTTTTAGCCACATGCCAAACTGGGTCTGTTTCTCTCCAAACCAACCTTTCAGTATTGAGAACATGATATTTTTTTATGAAGGTGAACCCCAAATAAGCGGTTTGTCCGCCTTCATTTGGATTGTTGAAATGTATAATGTAAGAATGAGGGCTCGTCCCCAAACCCTACTATATTTGCTACAGGCCATGAACTGTTTGAGAAAATCTTGTATGAGCTTTTTCTGTTACAATAACAGGGTATCCATCACTTTTTAGAATATTTTTAATAACTGAACCATGCGGATGTCTATAGTGATTTTCATCACCGCAAGAAATAATTGATAAGATAGGTCTTTGGTTATTTATCTCAGGGTTGTAGTTGTAGCTAGATCCGTGGTGAGGGATTTGCACACAGCTTAAATTATCCCAATATTTTATAAGCTTATTTTCTAATTCTTTCTATTTTAATTTGCCATGGGCATCATAGTCTCCGAAATAAATACAGCCAGATCCTATGTGGTGATAAATAGGGTGAAACCATCTATTTTGAGGAAAGTCTCTTGTGTGAAATCTATCTCCTTTTTCTGGCCCAGAATATAGCACTAAAGAATTGGAGTTGAGGGAGCCTGGAATTTCACGATAGCAATTTTCTAATAATGAAAATTGCTTCTTATCTTTTAAAATTGCACTAAAATCATCCGGTGTATTCAATTTCAAATTATTTTCAGTGATTAATTTTTGAAAAAGTGCAGTTTTCTTTTTTCTTTGAAAATGAAAAGGTATGAATAACCAATCCATCTTTCCGATCTTAATTTTAGTCCCACTTTTCAAGCTTCCAGGAAAATTAATATTATCTGTAATATTAATTACTGAATCATCAGCGGTAGTATCTTCACCCTCATTGGGCATCACAAATACGAATTTAACCTCGTATTCTTCTGATAATTGGAGTGGATTAATTATAAGCTGTTCAGTGAAAGGAGAACTCTGGTTTTGGAGAGTATTATAGGTAAGTAGTAAAAGCTTTTCGGCGGAAGTCAAAAAGGGCAAAAATATGTATTTTACTTTATTTCTTTTTAAAAGATACGGAACGCCATTGATATGATCTTCATGAAGATGTGAAATAAATAAAGCATCTATTGTTTCTGATTCATCAAAGGATGTAGTGATTTCATCTTCAATTAGTGATTTGTTTTTGTAGGAGCCACAATCATAAACTATTTTAAAATTTTCAAAATCTTCTGAATAAAATGCTCCTTGGCCAACACTGTGAAATGTTCTGATCATATTCATATTATCCCTTTAAATGGATTAAAGTATCAAAGATACTTTTGTGCTGTGGCTTGCCAAAATGCGATCATGCCACGATATCAACGCACTGCAAGTTTTTTAAAATCTAAGCAATCTTACCCTGCACCCCAAAAAGAACGCCTTGTTCGGCTATATCTTGTTTTTCTAAGTATCTAACGATTCTTCCCATTCAGCGCCCATAACCCAAGCCAATGCAGATAAACGACCGTTCAACAAGCCCCATTCGAAGTCATCCCATCCAAGATTTTCCTTACCATATTTCTGTTCAATAAGCTGTGCCGCTTTTTTTGCTTGCTCTAAAACTGGCTTTTGATTTTCAGATAAAATCTCTTCACCGCTCTCAATTTTATAAATCCAGTTTTGGTG
Above is a window of Desulfotignum balticum DSM 7044 DNA encoding:
- a CDS encoding DNA methyltransferase, which codes for MTQQTTQIPVSSIILDEAIYPRKGIDHRRVAIFAENIRDGIAFDPIEVEPCPDKPGFYRLLDGAHRWSAYKSTGVEEVKVIIKDLDGNDPLLYAAEKAIGPKQLTEEEAKDTARRAYAGNTCLRSADIGKAIGRSRQAVDAYIADLRAVNQMGRDIKIFCMHRLGIPQDRIAKRLGLDQKTIHYHLGKMPILANSLNADLSRGFTVAQVAQKHGWPDPMVWSLALEGKTDHDRFKALGWGFCTWDKWEWNDCDNRFGDDWPGRIPAQMIAHILRYFSKPDDLILDPMAGGGVTSDACLAMGRRCWAFDMKDRPDTRPEIEPFTWDVSSAQSRLWPVSAKEKPDLILFDPPYFDKKAADYDKKSISGLSKKAYLDFLEAFFILLKQNVKKKTRLAFINADWRDFQNTPAIEEKHKGGILIDDYLDILKRTGWYHTHIIQAPLSSQRFSPVVVSAMQKKGILGVISRYVIVLDQNN
- a CDS encoding MBL fold metallo-hydrolase, whose amino-acid sequence is MIRTFHSVGQGAFYSEDFENFKIVYDCGSYKNKSLIEDEITTSFDESETIDALFISHLHEDHINGVPYLLKRNKVKYIFLPFLTSAEKLLLLTYNTLQNQSSPFTEQLIINPLQLSEEYEVKFVFVMPNEGEDTTADDSVINITDNINFPGSLKSGTKIKIGKMDWLFIPFHFQRKKKTALFQKLITENNLKLNTPDDFSAILKDKKQFSLLENCYREIPGSLNSNSLVLYSGPEKGDRFHTRDFPQNRWFHPIYHHIGSGCIYFGDYDAHGKLK
- a CDS encoding tyrosine-type recombinase/integrase; translation: MAELTPEKPIADDMDRVCREYLDYFLKIHQSGPTQIDSITMVIKAFGTYLQKSGIELIRINIEHVDEFLAMFNASYAKATQRLYRSFLRCFLRYLYNERNLIRRNLADLLISPPMYARAKPPQFLRPGEVRQLFNRLPRTTACELRTYAQVHLAYYLGLRPIEISRITLDDISFRKGLLELKNRKNNRPLQLPIPEDTLKAITAYIVGGRPKSHDRSVFLIFWPEPKPMSANLTGFYLTKALRDAGLPGTAYWLRHTFAQNMLEAGAGIFEIKEMMGHESIESTNNYLSVHVALMRRILFDETV
- a CDS encoding tyrosine-type recombinase/integrase; the encoded protein is MKPFESFLNNELENFIVYRKGLGYKEKLIRSRLVIFDKYVKKQADPSSVWNPDFYLAFRKEVGEEPSTVNITLSAVRCFFEYLKRKDPLLNNPLKDVPNLQRRPFVPFVFSPEQVDMLLDVICGRIRRHTQRVFLKDFSEYLVILLLARCGLRISEPLRLKLADYRPDEKTIYIEKTKFSKDRLIPIPLSVARQIDNYLSCRAALIEHDINPYLFIGGLQKRLGDQRIRVVFHSAVQQIGIDSPRKVIGDTTFGKPTPHSLRHSFAIYTLKSAIARKQTSQNVLPVLAAYMGHVKYQYTMEYLRVVDAESRTRLLNFADILRKKSCD
- a CDS encoding tyrosine-type recombinase/integrase: MRLTSCIIKFFDQYLPQIKGCSPNTIKSYRDTFSLFLPFAARYHRIKTGSLEFEHLTTDLILSFLNQLESDRSNTAKTRNQRLGVLKSFAKMIRFISPELQKQADAILAIPQKRSQRKLIGFLYPQEINKIFTAVKLEKKDGFRNYTLLHLLYDTGARATEIATLQLDYFDYENKILAVLGKGNRYRQIELLPKTTELVHQYIAEYRSRPSPVFKKSLFINQRGSALTRHGINRICKRCLEQALPSKRLSLMHPVHSFRHSCAVRMVSEGKPLSEIKNRLGHANVQSTMVYLQLDLNQKRQIQEDFIHFTRQQLKSDPKIDELIQWENKQNVLECKVLH
- a CDS encoding nuclease-related domain-containing protein, whose translation is MFSILKGWFGEKQTQFGMWLKLGDEYIRFHDVIVPAPNGTTQIDHLLLSRFGIFVIETKNINGWIFGNEKSKQWTQSLYGKKYKFQNPLHQNYRHTKALASYLNIDHDNIHSVVFFIGDNTKLKTDLPKNVMTHGLSAYIKSFQNNIFSTSEFNLYEQSILGLQKLNISTKEHVASLKSRYSSDSSCPKCGGELKQRQAKHGKSAGNNFLGCSNYPQCRYTKNIE